In Candidatus Saccharibacteria bacterium oral taxon 488, one DNA window encodes the following:
- a CDS encoding phosphoenolpyruvate carboxylase — protein MSDLIPTSGFGAGSARAAGPGLASSVTGAGGRPRGLARAVQRELEWTAGRGDVVRAVDGARAELTNQAMGNVGNLVMTGQALVQVAPESAPYLEALLGAYATGAAQAIARFQ, from the coding sequence ATGTCGGATCTCATCCCTACGTCTGGGTTTGGTGCTGGATCGGCTCGGGCGGCTGGGCCTGGTTTGGCCTCGTCGGTGACCGGGGCGGGTGGGCGACCGCGGGGGCTGGCCCGGGCGGTGCAGCGTGAGCTGGAGTGGACGGCTGGTCGAGGTGATGTGGTCAGGGCGGTTGACGGAGCTCGGGCGGAGCTGACGAATCAGGCGATGGGCAATGTCGGCAACCTGGTGATGACCGGTCAGGCGTTGGTGCAGGTTGCGCCGGAGAGTGCGCCGTATTTGGAAGCGTTGTTGGGTGCGTATGCCACTGGTGC
- a CDS encoding helix-turn-helix domain-containing protein, which yields MPNPARKPPLSPVTGAFGDRVRATREAKGLSQESLAERAGLHWTYIGQVERGQRNLSLHNILKIAGGLDVDAGELVRGLGGQISP from the coding sequence GTGCCCAACCCTGCGCGGAAGCCGCCCCTGTCACCCGTGACTGGGGCCTTTGGCGACCGCGTTCGTGCCACCCGGGAGGCGAAGGGGCTCAGCCAGGAGAGCTTGGCCGAACGAGCAGGACTGCATTGGACCTACATCGGGCAGGTCGAACGCGGCCAGCGAAACCTCAGCCTCCACAACATCCTGAAGATCGCCGGCGGCCTCGACGTGGATGCCGGGGAGCTGGTGCGGGGGCTAGGCGGACAAATTTCGCCTTGA
- a CDS encoding recombinase family protein — MAASLTPKRAVSYLRVSTREQAQRSGAAEGFSIPAQREANKKKAMALGALIVKEFVDRGESARSANRPELQKMLHYLQDAGDIDYVIVHKLDRLARNRADDVDINRILDQTGTRLISTTENIDQTPGGILLHGIMSSIAEFYSRNLANEVVKGLSQKARAGGTIGRAPLGYLNKQGRDEQGREARRVDIDPVRGPLITQAFTEYATDRWTLSTLTDHLTAQGLTTVPTPSRPSHPLGHNKLLAILRNPYYRGIVTYQGVQYPGKHQPLIDDATWQRVQTILNQHRHGERQRIHNHHLKTTIRCGQCGGRLIIHNAKARNGHIYPYFVCSYRQRHRTKCSFKAVLIDEVDARIADLYHHIHITPEDRRTIEKYLRIELDHIYARQHTHTQTLTTQARKLKTQQAKLLEAHYADAIPLDLLKTEQTRLTRELDHITQELATLTADRERVEQHLKEALTLLEHCHHLYTHPDTPPSLKKLLNTIFFTEILINPDDNTPTSTPQRPIHPTPRPPFDQLTNPTLRHDAGLTNPGKNRRSESARRNDSSDQGNDDSRDRHGDQDNGSIHIGSNSAHLDQTTARTGTATISPVAAIAATHSSTDITSHPNQASTTATSRGSTAGTAARTATTQLPSNQKTLQEELPEGDTHIHLGDVSCKSLVVGVAGIEPATNRL; from the coding sequence ATGGCCGCCTCACTCACCCCGAAGCGGGCCGTCTCCTACCTGCGGGTCTCCACCCGCGAACAAGCCCAACGAAGCGGCGCTGCCGAGGGCTTCTCCATCCCCGCCCAACGCGAAGCCAACAAGAAGAAGGCCATGGCCCTGGGCGCTCTCATCGTCAAAGAGTTCGTCGACCGCGGCGAATCCGCCCGCAGCGCCAACCGCCCCGAACTACAAAAGATGCTCCACTACCTCCAAGACGCCGGCGACATCGACTACGTCATCGTCCACAAACTCGACCGCCTCGCCCGCAACCGCGCCGACGACGTCGACATCAACCGCATCCTCGACCAAACCGGCACCCGCCTGATCTCCACCACCGAGAACATCGACCAAACCCCCGGCGGCATCCTCCTGCACGGCATCATGAGCTCCATCGCCGAGTTCTACTCCCGCAACCTCGCCAACGAAGTCGTCAAAGGCCTCAGCCAAAAAGCCCGCGCCGGCGGCACCATTGGCCGCGCCCCACTCGGCTACCTCAACAAACAAGGCCGCGACGAGCAAGGCAGGGAAGCCCGCCGGGTCGACATCGACCCTGTTCGCGGCCCACTCATCACCCAAGCCTTCACCGAATACGCCACCGACCGCTGGACGCTATCCACCCTCACTGACCACCTCACCGCTCAAGGCCTGACCACTGTCCCCACGCCCAGCCGGCCGTCTCATCCCCTCGGCCACAACAAACTCCTCGCCATCCTCCGTAACCCCTATTACCGCGGCATCGTCACCTACCAAGGCGTTCAATACCCCGGCAAACACCAACCCCTCATCGACGACGCCACCTGGCAGCGCGTCCAAACCATCCTCAACCAACACCGCCACGGCGAACGCCAACGCATCCATAACCACCACCTCAAAACCACCATCCGCTGCGGCCAATGCGGCGGCCGACTCATCATCCACAACGCCAAAGCCAGAAACGGCCATATCTATCCATACTTCGTCTGCTCCTACCGCCAACGCCACCGCACCAAATGCTCCTTCAAAGCCGTCCTCATCGACGAAGTCGACGCTCGCATCGCCGACCTCTACCACCACATCCACATCACCCCCGAAGACCGACGCACCATCGAGAAATACCTCCGCATCGAACTCGACCACATCTACGCCCGCCAACACACCCACACCCAAACACTCACCACCCAAGCCCGCAAACTCAAAACCCAACAAGCCAAACTCCTCGAAGCCCACTACGCCGACGCCATCCCCCTCGACCTCCTCAAAACCGAACAAACCCGCCTCACCCGTGAGCTCGACCACATCACCCAAGAACTGGCCACCCTCACCGCCGACCGCGAACGCGTCGAACAACACCTCAAAGAAGCCCTCACCCTCCTCGAACACTGCCACCACCTCTACACCCACCCAGACACCCCACCCAGCCTCAAGAAACTCCTCAACACCATCTTCTTCACCGAAATCCTCATCAACCCAGACGACAACACCCCAACCAGCACCCCACAACGCCCCATCCACCCCACACCCCGACCACCCTTTGACCAACTCACCAACCCAACCCTGCGACACGACGCCGGACTCACAAACCCAGGAAAGAACAGACGCAGCGAATCCGCCCGCCGGAACGACAGCAGCGACCAAGGCAATGACGACAGCCGGGACAGGCACGGCGACCAAGACAATGGCAGCATCCACATCGGCAGCAACAGCGCTCACCTCGACCAAACAACCGCCCGCACCGGCACCGCCACCATCAGCCCTGTCGCCGCCATAGCCGCTACCCACAGCAGTACCGACATCACCAGCCACCCCAACCAAGCAAGCACCACCGCAACCTCTCGTGGCAGCACAGCCGGCACAGCCGCCCGCACCGCCACCACCCAGCTCCCCAGCAACCAAAAAACCCTCCAGGAGGAACTCCCGGAGGGCGACACCCACATTCACTTGGGTGATGTTTCGTGTAAGTCGCTTGTGGTGGGGGTGGCTGGGATCGAACCAGCGACCAACAGGTTATGA
- the recA gene encoding recombinase RecA: protein MASTAKTDNKHQTDAATGTAQVTEKKIDDGKLKALGLAMDQITKQFGDGSIMKLGEAHKVDVEVIPSGSLSLDLALGGGYPKGRIIEIYGPESSGKTTLTLHAIAEIQKQGGTAAFIDAEHALDPSYAKRLGVDTENLLVSQPDNGEQALEITETLVRSNAVDLIVVDSVAALTPQAEIDGDMGDSHMGLQARLMSQALRKLTGIINKSKATVIFINQIRMKIGVMFGNPETTTGGNALKFYASQRVDIRRIGQIKVGDDILGNRTKIKVVKNKIAPPFRIAEFDIMYNEGISKTGDILDLAATHGIVEKSGAFYKYNGETIGQGRDKTKLYLKEHPEVLAEIDQKVREKVKEGEN from the coding sequence ATGGCTAGCACAGCGAAAACCGATAATAAACACCAAACAGACGCCGCAACTGGCACGGCTCAGGTGACAGAGAAAAAGATTGATGATGGGAAATTGAAAGCGCTGGGTCTAGCCATGGATCAAATCACCAAGCAGTTTGGTGACGGCTCAATCATGAAGCTTGGCGAGGCGCACAAAGTTGATGTTGAAGTGATTCCATCGGGTTCGCTAAGCCTCGATTTGGCATTGGGTGGCGGCTATCCAAAGGGTCGCATCATTGAGATTTATGGTCCAGAAAGCTCTGGTAAGACGACGTTGACACTACATGCCATTGCCGAAATCCAAAAGCAGGGCGGTACGGCAGCGTTCATCGACGCTGAGCACGCGCTTGACCCGAGCTACGCCAAGCGGTTGGGCGTGGATACCGAAAATCTGCTGGTATCGCAGCCAGACAACGGTGAACAGGCGCTGGAGATTACCGAAACCTTGGTACGTTCAAACGCGGTGGATCTGATTGTGGTGGACTCGGTGGCGGCACTGACCCCGCAAGCAGAAATTGATGGCGACATGGGTGATTCGCACATGGGTCTACAGGCACGGCTGATGAGCCAGGCACTGCGTAAACTGACTGGTATCATCAACAAGTCGAAAGCCACGGTGATTTTCATCAACCAGATTCGCATGAAGATTGGCGTGATGTTTGGCAATCCTGAAACCACGACGGGTGGTAACGCGTTGAAGTTTTACGCCTCGCAGCGGGTGGATATTCGTCGGATCGGGCAGATCAAGGTTGGTGATGATATCCTCGGTAACCGCACCAAGATCAAGGTGGTGAAAAATAAGATTGCGCCGCCATTTCGCATCGCTGAGTTTGACATTATGTATAACGAAGGCATCTCTAAAACTGGCGATATTCTGGATTTGGCGGCTACGCACGGCATTGTCGAAAAATCTGGCGCCTTTTACAAATATAACGGTGAAACCATCGGTCAGGGTCGCGACAAAACCAAATTATATCTGAAAGAACATCCTGAGGTTCTGGCGGAAATTGATCAGAAGGTTCGGGAGAAGGTCAAAGAAGGAGAGAACTAA
- a CDS encoding prepilin-type N-terminal cleavage/methylation domain-containing protein, translating to MKRQAGFTVIEVLVAIIFLGVATAVAFTQLVTIQREHQNDRKKIAINAMHYSLEEAYYKQHGSYPEKITDETLPTMDKELLKDPSGKKLGDNGSTYRYEPTNCTGGKCKSYSLRATLDGEADFVKDSRHK from the coding sequence ATGAAACGACAAGCAGGCTTTACGGTAATCGAGGTGCTAGTGGCAATTATATTTCTCGGCGTGGCTACCGCAGTGGCATTCACCCAGCTGGTGACGATCCAGCGCGAGCACCAAAACGACCGGAAAAAAATTGCTATTAACGCCATGCATTACAGCCTCGAAGAAGCCTATTACAAGCAGCACGGCTCTTATCCGGAAAAGATTACCGACGAGACACTACCGACCATGGACAAGGAGCTACTCAAAGATCCGAGTGGTAAAAAGCTTGGCGACAATGGCAGCACCTATCGCTACGAGCCAACAAACTGTACCGGCGGTAAGTGCAAATCATATTCGCTCAGAGCCACGCTTGATGGTGAGGCAGATTTCGTCAAAGACAGCCGCCACAAATAA
- a CDS encoding CBS domain-containing protein: MSDILLGILYVVVLILLVMVMGVHPQASSHSKFELQRRAHRGDQDAQHLLKRHALMRDIFSLQRVIAAVLLVTLSVIGVELFHWLLGIIISLVIALEIGAVARISLWQQYSQRLYERYEGRILVLIEKFPTLFAMIRSVAPMPNDGYDIESKEELVTMVKQAGEALSRDEKKMVIGVLSFDTVPVKEVMTPRSVIDTVDQDEVLGPLVLDALHKTGHSRFPVTKGDIDHVVGMLYIQDLLTINRSSTSKRARTVMEKKVYYIREDQTLQHALAAFLRVRHHLFIVVNEFRETVGIVSLEDVTERILGRKIIDEFDAHEDLRRVAQRNPRHNNRTKHARDVA, encoded by the coding sequence ATGAGCGATATTTTGCTAGGAATCCTGTATGTGGTGGTGCTGATATTGCTCGTAATGGTCATGGGCGTCCATCCGCAGGCCTCGTCACACAGTAAGTTCGAGCTGCAGCGGCGAGCGCACCGTGGTGATCAGGATGCGCAGCATCTGTTAAAGCGGCACGCACTGATGCGGGATATTTTCTCATTGCAGCGGGTGATCGCAGCGGTGCTGCTGGTGACACTCAGTGTCATCGGTGTGGAGTTGTTTCATTGGCTACTGGGTATTATTATCTCGCTAGTGATCGCATTGGAGATAGGAGCAGTGGCGCGGATTTCATTATGGCAACAATATTCTCAGCGGCTTTACGAGCGGTATGAGGGGCGAATTTTGGTGCTGATCGAGAAGTTTCCGACGTTATTTGCGATGATTCGCTCGGTGGCGCCAATGCCCAATGACGGCTATGATATTGAGTCAAAAGAAGAGCTCGTCACTATGGTCAAGCAGGCGGGCGAGGCGCTCAGTCGGGATGAGAAAAAGATGGTCATCGGCGTGCTGTCGTTTGATACGGTGCCGGTCAAGGAAGTGATGACGCCGCGTAGCGTGATTGATACGGTGGATCAGGACGAGGTGTTGGGGCCGCTGGTGCTGGACGCGCTGCACAAGACCGGGCATAGCCGCTTTCCGGTGACGAAGGGTGATATTGATCATGTGGTAGGGATGCTATACATTCAGGATCTGCTGACAATTAACCGTTCGTCGACGAGCAAGCGGGCACGAACCGTCATGGAGAAAAAGGTGTATTATATCCGCGAGGATCAGACGTTGCAGCATGCACTGGCGGCATTTTTGCGAGTGCGGCATCACTTGTTCATCGTGGTGAATGAGTTTCGCGAGACGGTTGGTATCGTCAGCCTGGAGGACGTGACCGAACGGATATTGGGGCGTAAAATCATCGATGAGTTTGATGCGCACGAGGATCTGCGGCGAGTGGCGCAGCGTAATCCACGGCATAACAATCGGACAAAACATGCTCGTGACGTCGCATAG
- a CDS encoding thioredoxin domain-containing protein, translated as MNGKTWAIFAIVVAAVVGGMIYLSTQNRLNVSDISNDTAMHHIIPAEARTGDISEHTIGNTNGKVVMIEYGDYQCPGCRTAAPEAKRVAEKYKDHVALVFRNYPIPSLHPNARAAAAVAEAAGLQGKFWEMHDLLYTNQGAWSNARAKERTDVFSGYAKQLGLNVDKFNADLASGAVTKKIDFDVAVGRQLQIDGTPTFFINGNKLNLGDASSIENAVKDALKKAGVAVDEAKS; from the coding sequence ATGAACGGAAAAACCTGGGCTATCTTTGCAATCGTTGTCGCGGCTGTCGTCGGCGGTATGATTTATCTGTCAACACAGAATCGCTTGAACGTCAGCGATATCTCGAATGACACAGCCATGCATCATATTATACCAGCCGAAGCACGCACTGGTGACATTAGCGAGCACACTATCGGCAACACCAATGGCAAAGTTGTGATGATCGAATACGGCGACTACCAGTGCCCGGGCTGCCGCACCGCTGCACCAGAAGCCAAGCGCGTGGCCGAGAAATACAAGGATCACGTCGCGCTGGTCTTTCGTAATTATCCGATCCCGTCGCTCCATCCAAACGCCCGAGCGGCGGCGGCGGTCGCCGAAGCAGCTGGGCTGCAGGGTAAGTTCTGGGAAATGCACGATCTACTCTACACCAACCAAGGCGCATGGAGTAATGCCCGCGCCAAAGAACGCACCGACGTCTTCAGTGGCTACGCCAAGCAGCTGGGCCTGAATGTCGATAAATTCAATGCTGACCTAGCCTCCGGTGCTGTCACAAAGAAAATTGACTTTGACGTGGCGGTCGGGCGACAGTTACAAATTGATGGCACACCAACCTTTTTCATCAATGGCAACAAGCTTAACCTCGGTGACGCTAGCTCTATTGAAAATGCCGTCAAAGACGCCCTGAAAAAGGCCGGCGTCGCAGTTGATGAAGCAAAAAGCTAG
- a CDS encoding MFS transporter, whose product MSALFLVALDQTIVSTALAAIVKEFNSFSSLGFIVTAYMLTTTVTVPLAGKLSDMYGRKPLLLAGVSIFTIGSLLSGLAPTVEWLIVWRALQGIGGGIITANAFTIVGDLFPPKERSKWQGLFGAVFGMSSVAGPLIGGWLTDGVSLFGMVSNWRWTFLINVPIGVIATILIIRYCPQIKHDRTHKPDYLGALFITIALATLVLAVDNTEMIFKGLIERGVSLALVQGMLLTISVLAALGFIVIERRAKQPILPLRFFANRTYSLIMAAASLFGAAFMGAILYLTQFNQQVFGATASQAGLMLLPMVAGSIASSITIGRLVAKTGAYKRWIVAGFGLTAVGVAVLTILQPESPYWHEAIVAVFVGLGFGAAMPILTLAVQNEFTQKDLGAATSSVQLFRGLGSTIGAAVLSGVLTAGILAHVGDPHQLPYIQSLQRSPAAQQMLSGELNADVLLRLNAQKETIAKAAAQEFERLPAPAQAKQQFSRQQDEFTNVILHAFTDGLHQVFLISSGLMVVAMIAVMPVREKRLHG is encoded by the coding sequence ATGAGCGCACTGTTTTTGGTAGCGCTGGATCAGACGATTGTCTCGACGGCGTTGGCGGCGATTGTCAAGGAATTTAATAGCTTTTCATCGCTTGGCTTCATCGTGACTGCTTACATGTTGACCACCACGGTGACCGTGCCGCTGGCTGGTAAGTTGAGCGACATGTATGGCCGCAAGCCGCTGCTGCTGGCTGGAGTAAGCATCTTTACCATCGGCTCGCTACTGAGTGGCCTGGCACCGACGGTCGAGTGGTTGATTGTGTGGCGGGCGCTACAGGGTATTGGCGGCGGCATCATCACTGCGAATGCCTTTACTATTGTTGGTGATCTCTTTCCGCCAAAGGAACGTAGTAAATGGCAAGGACTTTTTGGTGCGGTTTTTGGGATGAGTTCGGTAGCCGGGCCATTAATCGGTGGTTGGCTGACGGATGGTGTGTCGCTGTTTGGCATGGTGAGTAACTGGCGCTGGACATTCTTGATCAATGTGCCGATCGGGGTGATCGCTACCATACTCATCATTCGCTACTGCCCGCAGATCAAGCACGACCGCACGCACAAGCCCGATTACCTCGGTGCGCTGTTTATCACCATCGCTCTGGCGACACTGGTGCTGGCGGTAGACAACACAGAGATGATCTTTAAGGGACTAATCGAGCGCGGTGTTAGCCTAGCGTTGGTTCAGGGCATGTTACTAACGATATCAGTACTGGCGGCGCTGGGCTTTATTGTGATTGAGCGGCGAGCCAAGCAGCCGATTCTGCCGCTACGGTTCTTTGCCAATCGGACATATAGTTTGATTATGGCGGCGGCTAGCCTGTTTGGCGCGGCCTTTATGGGGGCAATTTTATATCTAACACAGTTTAACCAGCAGGTGTTTGGCGCCACTGCCTCGCAGGCTGGGCTGATGCTGCTACCGATGGTAGCAGGCAGTATAGCAAGCTCGATAACTATCGGTCGGCTGGTTGCTAAAACCGGTGCATATAAACGCTGGATAGTGGCCGGTTTTGGGCTAACGGCGGTCGGTGTCGCCGTGCTAACAATTCTACAGCCAGAATCGCCATATTGGCACGAAGCTATCGTGGCGGTATTTGTTGGGCTTGGATTCGGCGCAGCGATGCCGATCTTGACCTTGGCGGTGCAGAATGAGTTTACGCAAAAAGACCTCGGTGCGGCGACCTCCAGTGTGCAGCTATTTCGCGGGCTGGGTTCGACAATTGGTGCGGCAGTATTATCGGGCGTATTAACCGCTGGTATCCTAGCCCATGTCGGTGATCCACATCAGCTGCCATATATTCAGAGTTTACAGCGCTCACCGGCTGCCCAGCAGATGCTGTCTGGTGAGCTGAACGCTGATGTGTTGCTGCGGCTGAATGCCCAAAAAGAGACAATTGCCAAGGCGGCAGCTCAAGAGTTTGAGCGGCTACCAGCACCGGCCCAGGCAAAACAGCAATTCAGCCGGCAGCAGGATGAATTTACCAATGTCATCCTCCATGCGTTTACCGATGGTCTGCATCAGGTATTTTTGATCAGTTCAGGGCTGATGGTTGTTGCGATGATTGCGGTAATGCCGGTCAGGGAAAAGCGACTGCACGGCTAA
- the lysS gene encoding lysine--tRNA ligase, with product MKWLDDIVDQFRSVDKEVLVSSGASPSGVYHVGHLREIVIADAVVRALKRAGIRARHVHVSDNLDAFRKVPVNLPASYEQYLGMPLCTVPSPDDRYDSWGDFCLKPFLESADKIGVTMDVVYASDKYRSGFFVPAIERSLSRIDKAKSAIQEVSGRQLDDQWSPIQIMEHGRLKNRRFISMDSDAKTITYRSHDDSEHTVRYDDGQVKLDWRLDWPGRWWLLGVDVEPFGRDHATKGGSYDTGKRIAREVYDIEAPVPVPYDFINRTGDTKKMSASKGTGVNAHDVVDMLPPEVVRYFMLRYSPAKRLYFDETDSLVRLVDDFAAMKQQPQNELDERLLFLCTDGLSHPAVSSIPFSHLVISYQAALCDTAKTVEILRRSPEYARIVDEEEAVIITELGYVSRWLEQWAPESLKFRLADEVHPDEFSPEQKEYLRRLADDIAGAPAEADGNWFHQAIYTYKENGLLPPRELFTTIYRVLIGKDSGPRAGWFLSILPRDWLVERLRLVK from the coding sequence ATGAAGTGGCTTGATGATATCGTAGATCAGTTTCGAAGTGTAGATAAAGAAGTACTCGTTTCCTCGGGCGCATCGCCGTCGGGCGTGTATCATGTGGGGCATTTGCGTGAAATTGTTATCGCTGATGCCGTAGTGCGGGCACTGAAGCGGGCAGGCATCCGGGCGCGCCACGTTCACGTTTCGGATAACCTCGACGCCTTTCGTAAAGTGCCGGTCAATCTGCCGGCTAGCTATGAGCAGTACCTCGGCATGCCGCTCTGCACGGTGCCATCACCAGATGATCGGTATGATTCGTGGGGAGATTTTTGCCTGAAGCCATTTTTAGAGAGCGCCGATAAAATTGGCGTCACCATGGACGTGGTCTATGCTAGCGATAAATATCGGAGCGGGTTTTTTGTGCCGGCCATTGAGCGCTCGTTGAGCCGCATTGACAAGGCCAAATCGGCCATCCAGGAAGTGTCGGGTCGGCAGCTGGATGATCAGTGGTCGCCAATCCAAATCATGGAGCATGGTCGGCTGAAAAATCGTCGGTTCATCAGCATGGATAGTGATGCTAAAACGATTACCTATCGTAGCCACGATGACTCGGAGCACACGGTTCGGTACGATGACGGGCAGGTAAAGCTGGACTGGCGGCTGGACTGGCCGGGGCGGTGGTGGCTGCTCGGTGTTGATGTTGAGCCGTTTGGCCGTGATCACGCCACGAAGGGCGGCTCGTATGATACCGGCAAGCGGATCGCTCGTGAAGTTTATGACATTGAGGCGCCAGTACCGGTGCCGTATGATTTTATCAATCGCACCGGCGATACCAAAAAGATGAGTGCCAGTAAAGGCACCGGTGTGAATGCGCATGATGTTGTCGATATGTTGCCACCTGAGGTGGTACGCTATTTCATGCTCCGGTATTCGCCGGCCAAGCGGCTGTATTTTGATGAGACCGATAGCCTGGTGCGGCTGGTTGACGACTTCGCGGCGATGAAGCAGCAGCCGCAAAATGAGCTCGATGAACGGCTATTATTCTTGTGCACTGACGGGCTGAGTCATCCAGCGGTCAGCTCAATTCCATTCTCGCATCTGGTCATTTCATACCAAGCGGCGTTGTGCGACACGGCAAAAACGGTGGAAATTTTGCGGCGCAGTCCGGAATACGCTCGCATCGTCGACGAGGAAGAGGCGGTGATTATCACGGAACTAGGCTATGTCAGTCGGTGGCTGGAACAATGGGCGCCTGAGTCATTGAAGTTTCGCCTAGCGGATGAGGTACATCCCGATGAGTTTTCGCCAGAACAAAAAGAATACCTGCGGCGATTAGCTGACGATATCGCCGGGGCGCCGGCTGAGGCTGATGGTAATTGGTTTCATCAAGCAATTTACACCTACAAGGAAAACGGTTTGCTGCCGCCGCGGGAACTATTCACCACCATCTACCGTGTGCTCATCGGCAAAGATTCCGGCCCGCGTGCTGGCTGGTTCTTGTCGATCCTGCCAAGAGACTGGCTGGTTGAGCGGCTGCGACTGGTTAAGTAA
- a CDS encoding ABC transporter permease, which produces MKKYWTGVFGQVRAQQKRFIRDKMSLFFTFLFPLLFLFIFGSIFKDQSTSFNVAIINNSQTEFAKNFVDSAKGNAKDSVLKIKDVKDMDDAREKLKRSELNGIIELPSSFGEVKGEGNNAKPAGTINVLYGKGSEQTGSALTAVMGQVADEINKHLGQPEAPIKAAGKAVGDEQLKSFDYTFTGLLAFSLMSMGIFGLANQMPAEKQRGSYRRLRAAPFTSGQLIISMAIHYTIISLLSLTMMVVVGMLVFQFNMRGDWGLFVLMAVLAAFMMVGLGLLIGGWAKNENQSAPLSNLLSFPMMFLSGAFFPIYLFPEWLRGVTQFIPMTPITEGFRLIMTEHASLIEVLPQLGAVTAWILVVYIAAIKLFRWE; this is translated from the coding sequence ATGAAAAAATATTGGACTGGTGTATTCGGGCAAGTACGCGCCCAGCAAAAACGCTTTATCCGCGATAAAATGTCGCTGTTCTTTACCTTCCTGTTTCCGTTGCTATTCTTGTTTATATTTGGCTCAATCTTTAAGGATCAATCAACCAGCTTTAATGTGGCGATTATCAATAATTCACAAACAGAATTTGCGAAAAATTTTGTCGATAGCGCCAAGGGAAACGCTAAAGATTCGGTTCTCAAGATCAAAGATGTCAAGGATATGGACGATGCCCGTGAGAAGCTCAAGCGCTCGGAGCTGAACGGCATCATTGAACTACCGAGTAGTTTTGGCGAAGTAAAGGGAGAGGGCAATAATGCCAAGCCAGCCGGTACGATCAATGTGCTGTACGGCAAGGGATCGGAGCAGACTGGTAGTGCGCTGACGGCAGTGATGGGTCAGGTTGCTGATGAGATCAATAAGCACCTGGGCCAGCCGGAAGCACCAATTAAAGCCGCCGGTAAAGCAGTTGGCGATGAGCAGCTAAAATCGTTTGACTATACCTTTACGGGACTGCTCGCCTTTAGCTTGATGAGCATGGGTATCTTTGGCCTGGCTAATCAAATGCCGGCTGAAAAGCAGCGCGGCTCTTACCGTCGGCTACGGGCGGCACCATTTACCTCGGGTCAGCTGATTATTTCTATGGCGATTCACTACACGATTATTTCGCTACTCAGCTTGACGATGATGGTTGTTGTCGGTATGTTAGTATTCCAATTTAATATGCGCGGCGATTGGGGACTCTTTGTCCTTATGGCGGTGCTGGCGGCCTTTATGATGGTAGGACTGGGCCTGTTGATTGGCGGCTGGGCGAAGAACGAAAATCAGTCCGCACCGCTGAGCAACTTGCTTTCTTTCCCGATGATGTTCTTGTCTGGTGCATTTTTCCCGATTTATTTATTCCCAGAGTGGCTGCGCGGTGTGACTCAGTTTATCCCAATGACGCCGATTACCGAGGGATTCCGTTTGATCATGACTGAGCATGCCAGTTTGATCGAGGTCCTACCGCAACTTGGTGCTGTGACTGCGTGGATTCTCGTTGTTTACATTGCGGCGATCAAGCTATTTCGGTGGGAATAA